One region of Oryza sativa Japonica Group chromosome 5, ASM3414082v1 genomic DNA includes:
- the LOC4337531 gene encoding protein NEN4 isoform X4, which produces MNNMRTTMRRPEMVFFDVETTAASADEGQRSVLEFGAIVVCPRRLVEVDSYHTVIRPGDMSAVSKRFAAMVDVDVASAPSFDQVAERIFGVLDGRVWAGHNIQRFDCHRIREAFAAIGRAAPEPVAIVDSLNVLAHDFGRRAGDLKMATLASYFGIGKQSHRSLDDARMNLEVLKRCATLLLLESTLPPGMLHSSAAGSITRKRSNHQEEPSSSSLVNVTPSKRKQRQGSGGKIRPKAATTTPKPCFHMILRHSRTILR; this is translated from the coding sequence ATGAATAATATGAGGACGACgatgcggcggccggagatGGTGTTCTTCGAcgtggagacgacggcggcgtcggcggatgAGGGGCAGCGTAGTGTGCTGGAGTTCGGGGCCATCGTGGTGTGCCCCCGGAGGCTGGTGGAGGTGGACAGCTACCACACGGTGATCCGGCCGGGCGACATGTCGGCGGTGTCCAAGAGGTTCGCCGCTATGGTGGATGTGGACGTGGCGTCGGCGCCGAGCTTCGATCAGGTGGCGGAGCGCATCTTCGGCGTGCTGGACGGGCGGGTGTGGGCGGGGCACAACATCCAGCGCTTCGACTGCCACCGCATCCGCGAGGCGTTCGCGGCCATCGGGCGGGCAGCGCCGGAGCCCGTGGCCATCGTCGACTCCCTCAACGTGCTGGCCCACGACTTtgggcgccgcgccggcgacctCAAGATGGCCACCCTCGCCTCCTACTTCGGCATCGGCAAGCAGAGCCACAGGAGCCTTGACGACGCCCGCATGAACCTGGAGGTGCTCAAGCGCTGCGCCACCCTCCTGCTGCTCGAGTCCACCCTTCCCCCGGGCATGCTgcactcctccgccgccggatccatCACCAGGAAGAGGAGCAACCACCAAGAggagccatcgtcgtcgtctcttgTCAATGTGACGCCTAGTAAAAGGAAGCAgcggcagggcagcggcggcaaaATCAGGCCCAAGGCAGCAACCACCACGCCCAAGCCATGCTTCCACATGATCCTCAGGCACTCCAGGACCATCCTCAGATAG
- the LOC4337532 gene encoding uncharacterized protein isoform X3 → MEHYSTKFSNGGGRLVDPMPDRRSRFWQMDSQPTELICPMPRRPSPRPPFLSDSINRTLPVYRADSASDVLDLILSKNDPDVDTDSSTQVGFFCGSPPVRANNPIVHDPQFGKNIPSFSPLGSSFGKKSAGRAEVGSPSCGASSPKVRIEGFACGNKEPHCAVTFA, encoded by the exons ATGGAACACTACTCGACCAAGTTCAGCAATGGAGGAGGGAGACTAGTAGACCCCATGCCCGACCGAAGGTCAAGATTTTGGCAGATGGATTCCCAACCCACCGAGCTCATCTGTCCCATGCCTCGCCGCCCGTCACCCCGCCCTCCTTTCCTATCCGACTCCATCAACAG GACATTACCGGTGTACAGAGCTGACTCTGCTTCTGATGTCCTCGACCTCATCCTCAGTAAG AATGACCCTGATGTTGATACTGATTCGAGCACCCAGGTGGGCTTTTTCTGTGGCTCACCTCCTGTGCGCGCTAACAACCCCATTGTCCATGATCCACAGTTTGGTAAAAACATACCTTCCTTTTCTCCTTTAGGGAGTTCTTTCGGCAAAAAGTCTGCTGGAAGAGCTGAAGTAGGTTCTCCATCTTGCGGGGCAAGCAGCCCAAAAGTTAGAATTGAAGGTTTTGCTTGTGGGAACAAGGAGCCCCACTGTGCAGTCACCTTTGCCTGA
- the LOC4337532 gene encoding uncharacterized protein isoform X2, with amino-acid sequence MPGRGSLLSSQVPTQQTNSDGEIIFYFFVFVSGSHPHRGRSGGVPAAVEEEEEDEEAAASSRSLLHTTLKRARGMEHYSTKFSNGGGRLVDPMPDRRSRFWQMDSQPTELICPMPRRPSPRPPFLSDSINRTLPVYRADSASDVLDLILSKNDPDVDTDSSTQVGFFCGSPPVRANNPIVHDPQFGKNIPSFSPLGSSFGKKSAGRAEVGSPSCGASSPKVRIEGFACGNKEPHCAVTFA; translated from the exons ATGCCGGGGCGGGggtctctcctctcctcccaagtcccaacccaACAAACAAACAGCGACGGagaaattattttctatttttttgtttttgtttccggTTCGCATCCGCATCGCGGTCGCAGTGGTGGtgtgccggcggcggtggaagaggaagaggaagacgaagaagcagcagccagcagcag GTCTCTGCTACACACTACACTCAAGAGAGCGAGAGGCATGGAACACTACTCGACCAAGTTCAGCAATGGAGGAGGGAGACTAGTAGACCCCATGCCCGACCGAAGGTCAAGATTTTGGCAGATGGATTCCCAACCCACCGAGCTCATCTGTCCCATGCCTCGCCGCCCGTCACCCCGCCCTCCTTTCCTATCCGACTCCATCAACAG GACATTACCGGTGTACAGAGCTGACTCTGCTTCTGATGTCCTCGACCTCATCCTCAGTAAG AATGACCCTGATGTTGATACTGATTCGAGCACCCAGGTGGGCTTTTTCTGTGGCTCACCTCCTGTGCGCGCTAACAACCCCATTGTCCATGATCCACAGTTTGGTAAAAACATACCTTCCTTTTCTCCTTTAGGGAGTTCTTTCGGCAAAAAGTCTGCTGGAAGAGCTGAAGTAGGTTCTCCATCTTGCGGGGCAAGCAGCCCAAAAGTTAGAATTGAAGGTTTTGCTTGTGGGAACAAGGAGCCCCACTGTGCAGTCACCTTTGCCTGA
- the LOC4337532 gene encoding uncharacterized protein isoform X1 gives MPGRGSLLSSQVPTQQTNSDGEIIFYFFVFVSGSHPHRGRSGGVPAAVEEEEEDEEAAASSRSLLHTTLKRARGMEHYSTKFSNGGGRLVDPMPDRRSRFWQMDSQPTELICPMPRRPSPRPPFLSDSINRLYTWMQCIPSNKGAEAHQNLCTYGHYRCTELTLLLMSSTSSSNDPDVDTDSSTQVGFFCGSPPVRANNPIVHDPQFGKNIPSFSPLGSSFGKKSAGRAEVGSPSCGASSPKVRIEGFACGNKEPHCAVTFA, from the exons ATGCCGGGGCGGGggtctctcctctcctcccaagtcccaacccaACAAACAAACAGCGACGGagaaattattttctatttttttgtttttgtttccggTTCGCATCCGCATCGCGGTCGCAGTGGTGGtgtgccggcggcggtggaagaggaagaggaagacgaagaagcagcagccagcagcag GTCTCTGCTACACACTACACTCAAGAGAGCGAGAGGCATGGAACACTACTCGACCAAGTTCAGCAATGGAGGAGGGAGACTAGTAGACCCCATGCCCGACCGAAGGTCAAGATTTTGGCAGATGGATTCCCAACCCACCGAGCTCATCTGTCCCATGCCTCGCCGCCCGTCACCCCGCCCTCCTTTCCTATCCGACTCCATCAACAG GCTGTACACTTGGATGCAATGCATTCCTTCCAACAAAGGAGCTGAGGCTCACCAAAATTTATGCACATATG GACATTACCGGTGTACAGAGCTGACTCTGCTTCTGATGTCCTCGACCTCATCCTCA AATGACCCTGATGTTGATACTGATTCGAGCACCCAGGTGGGCTTTTTCTGTGGCTCACCTCCTGTGCGCGCTAACAACCCCATTGTCCATGATCCACAGTTTGGTAAAAACATACCTTCCTTTTCTCCTTTAGGGAGTTCTTTCGGCAAAAAGTCTGCTGGAAGAGCTGAAGTAGGTTCTCCATCTTGCGGGGCAAGCAGCCCAAAAGTTAGAATTGAAGGTTTTGCTTGTGGGAACAAGGAGCCCCACTGTGCAGTCACCTTTGCCTGA